In Elaeis guineensis isolate ETL-2024a chromosome 1, EG11, whole genome shotgun sequence, a genomic segment contains:
- the LOC105038805 gene encoding uncharacterized protein gives MECNRDEALRAKEIAERKFSAKDIVGAKKFALKAQNLFPSLEGINQMIATFDVHLAAQVKVNGENDWYAILCVNASADEETVKKQYRKLALQLHPDKNKSIGSEGAFKLISEAWSVLSDKSRKIMYDEKRNGKGFQQKVTQPNRDHSVPNSSNGFYNFSKNTTSSKRARKSNSGVAQSAVPPSSHPSKLDTFWTSCNRCRMQYEYLRVYLNHNLLCPNCHQAFLAIEISVPTNAPNSSVSYSTKRHQQNSNHNSTMKNAYGHENNSTFPATGHTGFQYGGNVDSYSNTNFQWGSFSSSAGVASSTDSAARAADVIHQTFEKIRRKYEETQSTIRCEEVPRNKNYVSNNTVGGSGSYNASASGNAYEQERPTSKVGKSAKRRRNNGGDAGANHGRDGTEKMVAGTGKTGASELEKANGVYVDYGKARVTARQNNFSREYVQVDIRSILMEKVKVAINKKLEEWNLDAASKLAEKDMSKQKQNQNDNENVADMVVGDAADQNQLNDSRIGKKQIPDIKSSPNDRNVDSDKKATKPISIDVPDPDFNDFDKDRTESSFEGDQVWATYDNEDGMPRLYALVQKVISQKPFKIRMSFLNSKSNSELGPLNWVASGFSKTCGDFRVGRYEVSDTVNIFSHRVRWEKGPRGVIRIIPRKGDIWALYRNWSPDWNERTPDDVIYKYEMVEVLDDYNEDQGVSVTPLLKVAGFKTVFHRHLDPKEVRRIPRGEMFRFSHQVPSYLLTGEEAHDAPKGCHELDPAATPFELLQVITEVKEDAVMETAE, from the coding sequence ATGGAATGCAATAGAGATGAGGCCCTTAGGGCAAAAGAAATTGCTGAAAGAAAGTTCAGTGCGAAGGACATTGTAGGTGCTAAAAAATTTGCTCTGAAGgcccaaaatctctttccatcacTTGAAGGTATCAACCAGATGATTGCAACTTTTGATGTTCATCTTGCAGCACAAGTGAAGGTCAATGGAGAAAATGATTGGTATGCAATTCTATGTGTGAATGCTTCAGCTGATGAAGAGACTGTGAAGAAACAGTACAGGAAGCTAGCTCTCCAACTTCACCCGGATAAAAACAAGTCAATAGGTTCTGAAGGTGCTTTCAAGCTTATTTCTGAAGCATGGAGTGTTTTGTCTGATAAGAGTAGAAAAATTATGTATGATGAGAAGAGGAACGGAAAAGGATTCCAGCAGAAAGTTACTCAACCAAACAGAGATCATTCTGTTCCTAATTCTTCCAATGGTTTCTACAATTTTTCCAAGAACACAACATCCAGTAAAAGAGCTCGGAAGAGTAACAGTGGTGTGGCTCAATCTGCTGTACCCCCCTCATCTCATCCATCAAAACTCGATACATTTTGGACCTCATGCAATCGATGCAGGATGCAGTATGAGTACCTCAGAGTGTACCTCAATCACAACCTTCTATGTCCCAACTGCCATCAGGCCTTCTTGGCCATTGAGATCAGCGTTCCTACTAATGCACCTAATTCCTCTGTTTCTTATTCAACTAAACGGCACCAACAGAATTCAAATCATAATTCTACAATGAAGAATGCTTATGGTCATGAGAATAATTCGACTTTTCCAGCAACAGGACACACAGGATTCCAGTATGGAGGAAATGTTGACTCCTATAGTAATACAAACTTCCAATGGGGTTCATTTTCTAGTTCAGCTGGTGTTGCTAGCTCAACAGACTCTGCTGCTCGGGCTGCAGATGTGATTCATCAGACAtttgagaaaataagaagaaaatatgaggAAACACAATCAACAATTAGATGTGAAGAGGTTCCTCGGAACAAGAATTATGTCTCAAATAATACTGTTGGTGGTTCTGGAAGTTATAATGCTAGTGCAAGTGGCAATGCATATGAACAGGAGCGACCTACTTCTAAGGTTGGCAAAtctgcaaagagaagaagaaataatGGTGGCGATGCTGGTGCAAATCATGGCAGAGATGGAACAGAAAAAATGGTGGCAGGCACTGGAAAAACTGGCGCTTCCGAACTGGAAAAGGCTAATGGTGTTTACGTGGATTATGGTAAGGCCAGAGTGACTGCAAGGCAGAACAATTTCAGCAGGGAGTACGTGCAAGTTGACATTAGGAGTATACTGATGGAGAAGGTCAAAGTGGCAATCAATAAGAAGTTGGAAGAATGGAACTTGGATGCTGCATCCAAACTGGCAGAGAAGGACATGTCCAAGCAGAAACAAAACCAAAATGATAATGAAAATGTAGCAGATATGGTTGTTGGGGATGCTGCTGATCAGAACCAGTTAAATGACTCCAGAATTGGCAAAAAACAAATTCCTGATATCAAGAGTTCCCCTAATGACCGTAACGTAGATTCTGATAAAAAAGCTACCAAACCTATATCAATTGATGTTCCTGATCCTGATTTCAATGATTTTGACAAGGATCGTACAGAAAGTTCTTTTGAAGGTGATCAGGTATGGGCTACTTATGATAATGAAGATGGTATGCCTCGTCTATATGCTCTGGTTCAAAAAGTCATCTCACAAAAGCCTTTTAAGATTCGCATGAGTTTTCTCAATTCAAAGTCCAATAGTGAATTGGGTCCATTAAACTGGGTTGCCTCTGGTTTTTCCAAGACATGTGGAGATTTTAGGGTGGGGAGATATGAAGTCAGTGATACAGTCAATATATTTTCTCACAGAGTTAGATGGGAGAAAGGTCCTCGAGGTGTTATCAGAATTATTCCTAGAAAAGGTGATATCTGGGCACTTTACAGAAACTGGTCTCCTGACTGGAATGAGCGCACACCTGATGATGTTATATACAAGTATGAGATGGTGGAAGTACTTGATGACTACAACGAGGATCAAGGCGTGTCCGTCACCCCCTTACTGAAAGTAGCTGGTTTCAAAACAGTGTTCCATCGACATTTAGACCCAAAAGAGGTTAGAAGGATCCCCAGAGGAGAGATGTTTCGTTTTTCCCATCAGGTTCCTTCTTATTTGCTTACAGGTGAAGAAGCTCATGATGCTCCAAAAGGTTGCCATGAACTGGACCCAGCAGCTACTCcatttgaacttcttcaagtaatTACAGAAGTTAAGGAAGATGCGGTGATGGAGACTGCTGAATGA